Proteins encoded together in one Variovorax paradoxus window:
- a CDS encoding Mur ligase, translating to MDLFDRARKVLTAPDGTLPGTAATPEAGCVMFVALGDGASRARVTMGRGGTAEEAWQKARDAALALTERIGLQPRRMRVEIVDEVEPMSWGALKERLSRTKRNYFNRGVSFDAKFEVALLAPEINGSAIFYNGTVEHAEPNAGNLRLHGQRRFGRDIDFPSGDDAPVWCFTTRGAYVDAEGAWPLTAKGQAAGYRTLPDWSADQVRHLVDTASDYLAAQVKPSGEFYYGWFPCFDRPIPTYNTLRHASSTYALLEAWELTRSDTQKAAIDRSLAFLKDRLIRQVDLPDGTRAAYLLDVGNEIKLGGNAVCLLALVKYTELTGDAQYQPLMEQLALGIQAMQDPASGRFVHVLSYPSLDVKDEFRVIYYDGEAAFGLMRLYGLTRDERWLAVVEKAFEHFIAAEHWRAHDHWLSYCVNELTRYRPETRYYQFGLRNVADYLDFVLQRITIFPTLLELMMAAREMVARLDADPALRPLLEGLDRDKFDRALEHRARYLANGYFWPELAMFFRNPDRIAGSFFIKHHSFRVRIDDVEHYLSGLVAYWKYRR from the coding sequence ATGGATCTGTTCGATCGCGCCAGGAAGGTGCTGACGGCGCCAGACGGCACGCTGCCGGGCACCGCTGCCACCCCCGAGGCCGGCTGCGTGATGTTTGTCGCGCTGGGCGACGGTGCGAGCCGCGCACGCGTCACTATGGGGCGCGGCGGCACGGCCGAAGAGGCTTGGCAGAAAGCGCGCGATGCGGCGCTTGCGCTCACCGAACGCATCGGCTTGCAGCCCCGCCGCATGCGTGTAGAAATCGTCGACGAGGTCGAGCCCATGAGCTGGGGCGCATTGAAGGAGCGCCTGTCGCGCACCAAGCGCAACTACTTCAACCGGGGCGTGTCGTTCGATGCGAAGTTCGAGGTGGCGCTGCTCGCGCCGGAGATCAACGGCAGCGCCATCTTCTACAACGGCACCGTGGAACATGCCGAGCCCAACGCGGGCAACCTGCGCCTGCACGGGCAGCGGCGCTTCGGAAGAGACATCGACTTTCCCTCGGGCGACGACGCGCCGGTGTGGTGCTTCACGACCCGGGGCGCCTACGTCGACGCCGAGGGGGCATGGCCTCTCACGGCCAAGGGGCAAGCGGCAGGCTACCGGACGCTGCCCGATTGGAGCGCGGACCAGGTGCGCCACCTGGTGGACACCGCGAGCGACTACCTCGCCGCGCAGGTCAAGCCCTCGGGCGAGTTCTACTACGGTTGGTTTCCGTGTTTCGACCGGCCGATCCCCACCTACAACACCTTGCGGCACGCAAGCTCGACCTACGCGCTGCTCGAAGCCTGGGAGCTGACCCGAAGCGACACACAGAAGGCGGCCATCGACCGCTCGCTGGCCTTCTTGAAAGACCGGCTCATCCGCCAGGTCGACCTGCCCGACGGCACGCGCGCGGCCTACCTGCTCGACGTGGGCAATGAAATCAAGCTCGGGGGCAATGCGGTGTGCCTGCTGGCGCTGGTCAAGTACACCGAGCTCACCGGCGATGCGCAGTACCAGCCGCTGATGGAGCAACTCGCGCTCGGCATCCAGGCCATGCAAGACCCGGCGAGCGGGCGCTTCGTGCACGTGCTCAGTTACCCGTCGCTCGACGTGAAGGATGAGTTCCGCGTCATCTACTACGACGGCGAAGCGGCATTCGGCCTGATGCGTCTCTATGGCCTCACGCGCGATGAGCGGTGGCTGGCCGTGGTCGAGAAAGCCTTCGAGCATTTCATTGCCGCGGAGCATTGGCGCGCGCATGACCATTGGCTGAGCTACTGCGTCAACGAGCTCACGCGCTACCGGCCCGAAACGCGCTACTACCAGTTCGGGCTGCGCAACGTGGCGGACTACCTGGACTTTGTGCTGCAGCGCATCACCATCTTTCCCACGCTGCTTGAACTGATGATGGCTGCGCGCGAAATGGTGGCGCGGCTCGATGCCGACCCTGCGCTGCGTCCGCTGCTCGAAGGGCTCGACCGCGACAAGTTCGACCGCGCGCTCGAGCATCGCGCGCGCTACCTGGCCAATGGGTATTTCTGGCCCGAGCTCGCAATGTTTTTCCGGAACCCCGACCGTATTGCGGGTTCGTTCTTTATCAAGCACCACAGCTTCCGCGTTCGCATCGACGACGTGGAGCACTATCTTTCGGGCCTTGTCGCCTACTGGAAATACCGCCGATGA
- a CDS encoding helix-turn-helix domain-containing protein, translating to MEKESSSLNERIAQRVRDLRAARGLSLDALAVHCGVSRSMISLIERGESSPTAVVLEKLATGLGVPLASLFEAPQPEAGPVSRLADQPQWRDPHSGYVRRNVSPAGTASPIHIVEVLFPPKARVAYETAAREPQVHQQVWMLEGTIEVTLGDERHRLDAGDCLALVLDRPMSYYNPTRKIARYAVVIATSPFASR from the coding sequence ATGGAAAAAGAATCCTCCAGCCTGAATGAACGCATCGCGCAACGCGTGCGAGACCTGCGCGCCGCGCGCGGCCTCTCGCTCGACGCGCTGGCTGTGCACTGCGGCGTCAGCCGCTCGATGATCTCGCTCATCGAACGCGGCGAAAGCAGCCCGACGGCGGTGGTGCTCGAAAAACTTGCCACCGGCCTCGGTGTTCCGCTGGCCTCGTTGTTCGAGGCGCCCCAGCCCGAGGCCGGGCCGGTGTCGCGGCTGGCCGACCAGCCGCAGTGGCGCGATCCGCATTCCGGCTATGTGCGCCGCAACGTTTCGCCCGCCGGCACGGCATCGCCGATTCACATCGTCGAAGTGCTGTTTCCGCCCAAGGCCCGCGTGGCCTACGAAACCGCAGCGCGCGAACCGCAGGTGCACCAGCAGGTGTGGATGCTCGAAGGAACCATCGAAGTCACGCTGGGCGACGAACGCCACCGGCTCGACGCGGGCGACTGCCTGGCGCTGGTGCTCGACCGGCCGATGAGCTACTACAACCCCACCCGCAAGATCGCGCGCTATGCCGTCGTGATCGCGACCTCGCCCTTTGCTTCAAGATGA
- a CDS encoding GNAT family N-acetyltransferase, protein MATLAPGIRALNSVNDAHIWQLADVLIDCVEGGASVSFMLPLTRDRALGFWQRVGEGVARGERALLVAEDAQGIVGTVQLVLDQPENQPHRAEVSKMLVHRRARRRGVGALLMQAVEQLARDHGKTLLVLDTSSPEAERLYARQGWTRAGVIPGFALLPGGEPCDTTYFYRVLD, encoded by the coding sequence ATGGCAACACTCGCGCCAGGCATTCGAGCGCTTAACAGCGTCAACGACGCGCACATCTGGCAGCTTGCCGATGTGCTTATCGATTGCGTCGAGGGCGGCGCATCCGTGAGCTTCATGCTGCCGCTCACCCGCGATCGCGCGCTCGGCTTCTGGCAGCGCGTGGGCGAGGGGGTGGCACGCGGCGAACGCGCGCTGCTGGTGGCCGAAGACGCGCAAGGCATCGTCGGCACCGTGCAGCTCGTGCTCGACCAGCCCGAGAACCAGCCGCACCGCGCCGAGGTTTCCAAGATGCTCGTGCACCGTCGGGCGAGGCGCCGGGGCGTGGGTGCGCTGCTGATGCAAGCCGTCGAGCAGCTTGCCCGCGATCACGGAAAGACCTTGCTGGTGCTCGATACATCCAGCCCGGAGGCCGAGCGGCTTTATGCCCGCCAGGGCTGGACGCGCGCGGGCGTGATTCCGGGCTTTGCACTGCTGCCGGGCGGCGAGCCGTGCGATACCACTTACTTCTACCGGGTGCTGGATTAG
- a CDS encoding putative Na+/H+ antiporter gives MQEPTIQYIAAGLFAVALIHTFAAKQFERLSHRFPRHAGLFHLLGEVEVVFGFWAIVLVLAMALVVGAGPALGYAESRNYTEPLFVFVVMVVAASWPVLRTVMSGVSLVARVLPVPTPMASAWLGLAAVPLLGSLVTEPAAMTIAALMLAPQIFRPQVPEPVKYLALGVLFVNISIGGTLTSYAAPPVLMVASTWQWDSAFMLATFGWKAAVAVVINATVATFVLRKHLNAAPSAVVTEAPVPPAVALVHLALLAGIVLFAHHPVAFLGLFLMFLGFTQAYERHQSPLIIKEALLVGFFLAGLVVLGGMQQWWLEPVVSSLEPLALFFGALGLTAITDNAALTYLGSLIANISDESKYMLVAGAVAGGGLTVIANAPNPAGVALLKRGFSDETIGAGGLLLGALGPTAVAAAAFMLL, from the coding sequence ATGCAAGAACCCACCATCCAGTACATCGCCGCGGGCCTCTTCGCCGTCGCGCTCATTCACACCTTTGCCGCCAAGCAGTTCGAGCGGCTGTCGCACCGCTTTCCCCGTCATGCCGGCCTGTTCCACCTGCTGGGCGAGGTCGAAGTCGTGTTCGGCTTCTGGGCCATCGTGCTCGTCCTTGCCATGGCGCTGGTGGTCGGAGCCGGTCCGGCGCTCGGCTATGCGGAATCGCGCAACTACACCGAGCCGCTCTTCGTCTTCGTGGTGATGGTGGTGGCCGCTTCATGGCCCGTGCTGCGCACGGTGATGTCGGGCGTGAGCCTTGTCGCACGGGTGCTGCCGGTGCCCACGCCCATGGCGTCGGCCTGGCTCGGCCTGGCGGCCGTGCCGCTGCTGGGCTCGCTCGTTACCGAGCCGGCAGCCATGACGATCGCGGCGCTGATGCTCGCGCCGCAGATCTTCAGGCCGCAAGTGCCTGAGCCGGTGAAGTACCTGGCCCTTGGGGTGCTGTTCGTCAACATATCGATCGGCGGCACCCTCACCTCGTACGCCGCGCCGCCGGTGCTGATGGTCGCTTCGACATGGCAGTGGGACAGCGCATTCATGCTCGCGACCTTCGGGTGGAAGGCCGCCGTTGCCGTAGTCATCAACGCGACCGTGGCCACCTTCGTGCTGCGCAAGCACCTGAATGCTGCGCCGTCGGCGGTCGTTACCGAAGCGCCTGTGCCACCCGCCGTGGCCCTGGTGCACCTGGCGCTGCTCGCAGGCATTGTGCTGTTCGCTCATCATCCGGTGGCGTTTCTCGGGCTTTTCCTGATGTTTCTCGGGTTCACGCAGGCTTATGAACGCCACCAAAGCCCGCTGATCATCAAGGAGGCCCTGCTCGTCGGCTTCTTCCTGGCCGGGCTGGTGGTGCTGGGCGGCATGCAGCAGTGGTGGCTGGAGCCGGTGGTTTCGAGCCTGGAGCCGCTCGCCCTGTTCTTCGGCGCGCTCGGCCTCACGGCCATTACCGACAATGCCGCGCTCACCTACCTGGGCTCTTTGATCGCGAACATCTCGGACGAATCCAAATACATGCTGGTGGCCGGCGCGGTGGCGGGCGGCGGACTCACGGTGATCGCCAATGCGCCCAATCCTGCGGGCGTGGCTTTGCTCAAGCGCGGTTTTTCGGACGAGACCATCGGTGCGGGCGGGCTGCTGCTGGGAGCTCTCGGTCCAACGGCAGTGGCTGCCGCGGCATTCATGCTGCTCTAG
- a CDS encoding lytic murein transglycosylase: MHQASNLSISRFNRFALLAASAAVAALLASCASAPPPAAAKPPASATGARPATAPATSGAAGAEDQAAEQRFAKWVADFRATARAEGISDATLKSAFDQVQYLPRVIELDRAQPEFTRTAWEYLDNAVTPQRVATGQDKLLQVRAEADAAAARYGVPPAVVVAIWGMESNYGSNYGNTPVIDALATLGFEGRREDWAKRELLAALKILDSGDIARERMIGSWAGAMGQTQFLPSNFLAYSVDADGDGRRDIWGSMPDVVASTANFLSRSGWQAGVPWGVEVRLPPGFDYGRADTSVRQSSTQWAAEGLRAIDDQPLPEFAEATVLLPAGARGPAFLIGPNFRAVLRYNNSTNYALAVGLLAQRLGGGPGVQAAWPRDLPALSRSQMVELQTALNQRGFATGAADGVMGPATREGLRRYQRSVGLPADGYPSAELLQRLQQP, encoded by the coding sequence ATGCATCAAGCAAGCAATCTTTCCATTTCGCGCTTCAACAGGTTCGCACTCTTGGCCGCATCGGCGGCCGTTGCCGCATTGCTGGCCAGCTGCGCATCCGCTCCACCGCCCGCCGCCGCAAAGCCGCCCGCATCGGCAACCGGTGCCCGGCCCGCAACCGCACCTGCGACATCAGGAGCGGCTGGTGCGGAAGACCAGGCAGCCGAACAGCGGTTCGCCAAGTGGGTGGCTGATTTCCGAGCCACCGCCCGCGCGGAAGGCATCAGCGATGCCACGCTGAAGAGCGCGTTCGACCAGGTCCAATATTTGCCGCGCGTGATCGAACTCGACCGCGCCCAGCCCGAGTTCACGCGCACCGCGTGGGAGTATCTGGACAACGCCGTCACGCCGCAACGCGTGGCAACTGGGCAGGACAAGCTATTGCAGGTTCGCGCCGAGGCCGATGCAGCCGCTGCGCGCTACGGCGTGCCGCCCGCGGTGGTCGTTGCCATCTGGGGCATGGAAAGCAACTACGGCAGCAACTACGGCAACACCCCGGTCATCGACGCGTTGGCGACGCTCGGCTTTGAAGGGCGCCGCGAAGACTGGGCCAAGCGCGAGTTGCTGGCGGCATTGAAGATTCTCGACAGCGGCGACATCGCGCGCGAGCGGATGATCGGCTCCTGGGCCGGTGCCATGGGCCAGACGCAGTTCCTGCCCTCCAACTTCCTGGCCTATTCGGTGGATGCCGATGGCGACGGTCGGCGCGATATCTGGGGCAGCATGCCCGATGTGGTGGCTTCCACCGCCAACTTTCTTTCGCGCTCCGGCTGGCAGGCTGGTGTGCCGTGGGGTGTGGAAGTGAGGCTGCCGCCGGGCTTCGACTACGGCCGTGCCGATACGTCGGTGCGGCAGTCGTCCACGCAATGGGCGGCCGAGGGGCTCCGCGCGATCGACGACCAGCCGTTGCCGGAGTTTGCCGAGGCCACGGTGCTGCTGCCGGCGGGTGCGCGCGGGCCGGCCTTCCTGATCGGGCCGAACTTTCGTGCCGTTCTTCGCTACAACAACTCGACGAACTACGCACTCGCGGTCGGCCTTCTTGCGCAGCGGCTGGGCGGCGGTCCCGGCGTGCAGGCGGCTTGGCCGCGGGACCTGCCCGCGCTCTCGCGCAGCCAGATGGTCGAGCTGCAAACCGCGCTCAACCAGCGCGGCTTTGCAACCGGCGCCGCGGACGGTGTGATGGGCCCCGCCACGCGCGAAGGACTGCGCCGCTACCAGCGCAGCGTCGGCCTGCCGGCAGACGGCTATCCGAGCGCGGAGCTGCTGCAGCGCCTGCAGCAGCCGTAG
- a CDS encoding alpha/beta fold hydrolase, with translation MFMRSLTGLAAGAAIMALAFVPAGCTYPGGAVPTQARAERPPTDCRAWVGVDRNHELPGYLLPQPGGHAACVPLGVTAHRPPAGYRGDYYVDEFTDARLKERWRTCKADAACFARIDAQMQRWLPPNKARSTRSTGTVDPSGKIDPDGAVDLREIRRPAFFAKAPYAEAIARAEAGTYIVEFTVPRDTFERIDLKMTDPVKLRGWYIEGRGVDDGKGGITRALVVMAPGGGGQLTAIQHPDEKPYRIDPATGSAVDIRFPNATTETMGQRWWRENLDALNQAGFDVLAYDRRGEGISGGFSDTNTLEQGEDVFRVLAQFDTGNGLRLLAPDGRVLAGDEAGGKLLGGMKSTRIPILLGGYSRGSMSTAWAMAKNFSGACSYDMPVPECTPPKGLANIKGAILLASFASGAGYLPSSPDLADRNLFLGAMAAEHHILFYPNSAPLAGMHKWPAAFFGKGLWDRAETLEGTVAAYDRIRGAREIVVARAPHSIETWPESDRQYLRERMVAFAKVAVAGGTAVPGAKPWSNLRELVATTPDPWEPSSKPRGR, from the coding sequence ATGTTCATGCGCTCTCTCACGGGCCTTGCCGCAGGCGCGGCAATCATGGCCCTGGCCTTCGTGCCGGCCGGCTGCACTTACCCGGGCGGCGCCGTTCCAACGCAGGCACGGGCCGAGCGACCGCCCACCGATTGCCGAGCGTGGGTCGGTGTCGACCGCAACCACGAACTGCCCGGCTACCTGCTGCCGCAACCCGGCGGCCATGCCGCTTGCGTTCCGCTCGGCGTTACCGCCCATCGGCCTCCCGCCGGATACAGGGGCGACTACTACGTCGACGAGTTCACCGACGCGCGGCTGAAGGAGCGCTGGCGCACCTGCAAGGCCGATGCCGCCTGCTTTGCGCGCATCGATGCGCAGATGCAGCGCTGGCTTCCGCCGAACAAGGCACGTTCGACGCGCTCGACCGGCACCGTCGATCCTTCGGGAAAGATCGATCCAGATGGCGCGGTGGACCTGCGGGAGATCCGCCGCCCGGCGTTCTTTGCGAAGGCGCCTTATGCGGAGGCCATTGCGCGGGCCGAGGCCGGCACCTACATCGTCGAGTTCACCGTGCCGCGCGACACCTTCGAGCGCATCGACCTGAAGATGACCGACCCGGTCAAGCTGCGCGGCTGGTACATCGAAGGCCGTGGTGTCGATGACGGCAAGGGCGGCATCACGCGCGCACTGGTGGTCATGGCGCCGGGCGGCGGCGGGCAGCTCACTGCAATCCAGCACCCAGACGAAAAGCCCTACCGCATCGATCCGGCCACGGGCAGCGCAGTGGACATCCGCTTTCCGAACGCCACCACCGAGACGATGGGGCAGCGCTGGTGGCGCGAGAACCTCGATGCGCTGAACCAGGCGGGCTTCGATGTGCTGGCCTACGACCGGCGGGGCGAGGGTATCTCGGGTGGGTTCAGCGACACGAACACGCTGGAGCAGGGCGAAGATGTCTTTCGCGTGCTGGCGCAGTTCGACACCGGCAACGGCCTGCGGCTTCTTGCGCCGGACGGACGCGTGCTTGCGGGCGATGAGGCAGGGGGCAAGCTGCTGGGCGGCATGAAGTCGACCCGCATTCCCATCCTGCTGGGCGGCTATTCGCGCGGCTCCATGTCGACGGCATGGGCCATGGCCAAGAACTTTTCAGGTGCATGCAGCTATGACATGCCGGTGCCCGAATGCACCCCGCCCAAGGGGCTGGCGAACATCAAGGGCGCGATTCTCCTCGCGTCTTTCGCGAGCGGCGCGGGGTACCTGCCGTCGTCGCCTGATCTGGCCGACCGCAACCTGTTTCTCGGCGCCATGGCGGCCGAGCATCACATCCTGTTCTATCCCAACTCGGCGCCGCTCGCGGGCATGCACAAGTGGCCGGCTGCGTTCTTCGGCAAGGGTTTGTGGGACCGTGCGGAAACGCTGGAGGGCACCGTCGCGGCCTACGACCGCATTCGCGGCGCGCGCGAAATCGTGGTGGCCCGCGCACCCCATTCGATCGAGACCTGGCCGGAGAGCGACAGGCAGTATCTGCGCGAGCGGATGGTCGCCTTTGCCAAGGTTGCGGTTGCCGGAGGCACGGCTGTGCCGGGGGCCAAGCCGTGGTCGAACCTGAGAGAGCTGGTCGCGACCACGCCCGATCCGTGGGAGCCTTCGTCCAAGCCCAGGGGCCGCTGA